In a genomic window of Oreochromis aureus strain Israel breed Guangdong linkage group 13, ZZ_aureus, whole genome shotgun sequence:
- the arhgap22 gene encoding rho GTPase-activating protein 22 isoform X4: MLTEACRVLSLKFFVCLFSVSLSISWSDHWVNLLGLRLLGKAGKGAGEKDRTGISHESFLLMASSQSDMEEWVRAIRRAIWAPLGGGVFGQHLEETMLYESQCGPQRLVPVLVEQCVCFIRENGLKEEGLFRAPGQTNHVRELQDAFDRGEKPVFDSSTDVHTVASLLKLYIRELPEPIIPFSKYTQFLSCAQLLTKDKEMGITELGKQVKSLPQVNYNLLEYICKFLDEVQSHSNENKMSVQNLATVFGPNILRPRVEDPVTMMEGSTQVQHLMTVLISEHSRLYQHEEPETEIKVPIQRQESQRCKVEWLSQEDPDHPHPSGTSSKTPNEKAQSSTSSTDIKLTAVSPVTLDKGEEGQTEGKSKSKTEEDIKTEGKVGSEAAVSPSKQAKALPSWRSTFKGSATSGGPRGKIGGSAGDVSAAGGSNWLMNGLSSLRAHRRTTSSGERLKDSTLSLKDSTLSLKETTLKDSHRDSDEDSSRTSLSHRALHQSHRLSAYDNVAPSSLSLPADTSSIWTSYEISLSEPEGSDKATKLEPSQERPTQLKDCANTLDHSPSCNEDDDLAETNEDATSKVAQLKQELKKQRTSYEAHIRKLEESCSNYQSQINRLEEELDQEKKKFHMLEIRLRNSERAHQDAENRNILLQQEMEEFFKTLGDLTTGATRTK, from the exons atgctaactgaggcctgtagagtcttatctcttaagttttttgtttgtttgttttcagtttctctGAGTATTTCATGGTCCGACCATTGGGTGAATTTACTGGGACTTCGACTTCTGGGGAAGGCTGGCAAAG GGGCTGGAGAAAAGGATCGAACTGGTATAAGCCATGAATCATTCCTGCTGATGGCCAGCTCCCAGAGCGACATGGAAGAATGGGTCAGAGCCATACGTAGAGCTATATGGGCTCCACTTGGTGGAG GTGTCTTTGGGCAGCACCTAGAGGAGACAATGTTGTATGAATCCCAATGTGGCCCTCAGAGACTAGTCCCTGTGCTGGTTGAGCAGTGTGTATGCTTCATCCGTGAAAATGGACTCAAGGAGGAGGGCCTTTTCAGGGCCCCCGGACAGACCAATCATGTTAGAGAACTGCAGGATGCCTTTGACCGCGGTGAGAAGCCAGTGTTTGACAG tTCCACAGACGTCCACACAGTGGCATCACTGTTAAAGCTGTACATACGAGAGCTGCCAGAGCCTATAATCCCATTCTCCAAATACACACAGTTTCTCTCTTGTGCTCAGCTTCTTACCAAGGATAAAGAAATG GGTATTACAGAGCTCGGCAAACAGGTGAAATCACTTCCTCAGGTCAACTACAACCTCCTTGAGTACATCTGCAA GTTTCTGGATGAGGTGCAGTCTCACTCCAATGAGAATAAGATGAGTGTTCAGAACCTGGCCACTGTGTTTGGACCTAATATCCTTCGGCCCAGAGTGGAGGATCCAGTCACCATGATGGAGG GAAGTACGCAGGTGCAGCACCTAATGACTGTGCTGATTAGTGAACACTCCCGACTTTACCAACATGAGGAGCCAGAAACAGAGATTAAGGTTCCCATACAGCGCCAGGAGAGCCAAAGGTGCAAGGTGGAATGGCTTTCACAAGAAGACCCTGACCACCCACATCCCTCAGGGACAAGCTCCAAAACGCCTAACGAAAAAGCCCAATCTTCCACTTCTTCTACAGACATTAAGCTAACAGCAGTGAGCCCTGTTACACTGGACAAGGGTGAGGAAGGTCAGACTGAAGGGAAGAGCAAAAGCAAGACAGAGGAAGACATCAAGACTGAAGGAAAAGTTGGAAGCGAGGCAGCTGTTAGCCCTAGCAAACAGGCTAAAGCCTTGCCTTCCTGGAGGTCCACCTTCAAGGGCAGTGCAACCTCAGGTGGGCCAAGAGGGAAAATAGGGGGATCTGCAGGGGACGTGTCAGCTGCCGGGGGGAGCAACTGGTTAATGAATGGCCTGTCATCCCTCCGAGCCCACAGACGTACCACCTCATCTGGGGAGAGACTAAAAGACTCAACTCTATCGCTAAAGGATTCAACCCTCTCCCTTAAAGAAACTACTCTTAAAGACTCTCACAGAGACTCTGATGAAGACTCTTCTCGAACATCCTTGTCTCACAGAGCTCTCCACCAATCCCACAGACTGTCTGCTTATGACAACGTGGCCCCCTCCAGTCTAAGTCTACCTGCTGACACTTCATCCATCTGGACGTCTTACGAAATTTCATTGTCTGAACCAGAAGGGAGCGATAAAGCAACAAAATTAGAACCGAGTCAAGAGAGGCCCACACAGTTGAAGGACTGTGCAAATACTTTGGATCACAGTCCAAGCTGCAATGAAGATGATGATCTTGCAGAAACAAATGAAGATGCCACAAGCAAGGTGGCCCAGCTCAAGCAGGAACTGAAGAAACAGAGGACGAGCTATGAAGCCCATATCCGCAA gTTGGAGGAGTCCTGTTCCAACTACCAGTCCCAGATAAACCGCCTCGAGGAGGAGCTAGACCAGGAGAAGAAGAAGTTTCACATGCTGGAGATCCGACTCAGGAACTCAGAGCGGGCACATCAAGATGCAGAAAATCGCAACATTCTCCTTCAGCAAGAGATGGAGGAATTCTTCAAAACCCTCGGAGATCTGACTACAGGAGCAACACGGACCAAATAG
- the arhgap22 gene encoding rho GTPase-activating protein 22 isoform X3 produces the protein MAPVEKDTCGAHKFSAMNPNRTPHISDKAKELAARSKSMVLGELTRVSRPCSPLDHEKALKAGWLKRQRSIMKNWQLRWFVLRSEALYFYKDQDESKAQGCIPLQGSQVNEVPANQDEPGRHLFEIVPAGAGEKDRTGISHESFLLMASSQSDMEEWVRAIRRAIWAPLGGGVFGQHLEETMLYESQCGPQRLVPVLVEQCVCFIRENGLKEEGLFRAPGQTNHVRELQDAFDRGEKPVFDSSTDVHTVASLLKLYIRELPEPIIPFSKYTQFLSCAQLLTKDKEMGITELGKQVKSLPQVNYNLLEYICKFLDEVQSHSNENKMSVQNLATVFGPNILRPRVEDPVTMMEGSTQVQHLMTVLISEHSRLYQHEEPETEIKVPIQRQESQRCKVEWLSQEDPDHPHPSGTSSKTPNEKAQSSTSSTDIKLTAVSPVTLDKGEEGQTEGKSKSKTEEDIKTEGKVGSEAAVSPSKQAKALPSWRSTFKGSATSGGPRGKIGGSAGDVSAAGGSNWLMNGLSSLRAHRRTTSSGERLKDSTLSLKDSTLSLKETTLKDSHRDSDEDSSRTSLSHRALHQSHRLSAYDNVAPSSLSLPADTSSIWTSYEISLSEPEGSDKATKLEPSQERPTQLKDCANTLDHSPSCNEDDDLAETNEDATSKVAQLKQELKKQRTSYEAHIRKLEESCSNYQSQINRLEEELDQEKKKFHMLEIRLRNSERAHQDAENRNILLQQEMEEFFKTLGDLTTGATRTK, from the exons ATGGCCCCGGTGGAGAAGGATACCTGCGGTGCACACAAGTTCAGTGCCATGAATCCTAACAGGACTCCACACATCAGTGACAAAGCAAAGGAACTAGCAG CGCGGTCCAAAAGCATGGTTCTCGGAGAGTTGACGAGGGTTTCCAGGCCCTGTTCTCCTCTGGATCATGAGAAAGCGCTGAAGGCGGGCTGGCTCAAGAGACAGCGGAGTATCATGAAAAACTGGCAGCTGCGCTGGTTTGTCCTGAGGAGTGAAGCTCTGTATTTCTACAAGGATCAGGATGAAAGCAAAGCACAG GGTTGTATTCCTCTTCAGGGTAGTCAGGTCAATGAGGTGCCTGCCAATCAGGACGAGCCTGGTCGCCACCTTTTTGAAATTGTTCCAG CAGGGGCTGGAGAAAAGGATCGAACTGGTATAAGCCATGAATCATTCCTGCTGATGGCCAGCTCCCAGAGCGACATGGAAGAATGGGTCAGAGCCATACGTAGAGCTATATGGGCTCCACTTGGTGGAG GTGTCTTTGGGCAGCACCTAGAGGAGACAATGTTGTATGAATCCCAATGTGGCCCTCAGAGACTAGTCCCTGTGCTGGTTGAGCAGTGTGTATGCTTCATCCGTGAAAATGGACTCAAGGAGGAGGGCCTTTTCAGGGCCCCCGGACAGACCAATCATGTTAGAGAACTGCAGGATGCCTTTGACCGCGGTGAGAAGCCAGTGTTTGACAG tTCCACAGACGTCCACACAGTGGCATCACTGTTAAAGCTGTACATACGAGAGCTGCCAGAGCCTATAATCCCATTCTCCAAATACACACAGTTTCTCTCTTGTGCTCAGCTTCTTACCAAGGATAAAGAAATG GGTATTACAGAGCTCGGCAAACAGGTGAAATCACTTCCTCAGGTCAACTACAACCTCCTTGAGTACATCTGCAA GTTTCTGGATGAGGTGCAGTCTCACTCCAATGAGAATAAGATGAGTGTTCAGAACCTGGCCACTGTGTTTGGACCTAATATCCTTCGGCCCAGAGTGGAGGATCCAGTCACCATGATGGAGG GAAGTACGCAGGTGCAGCACCTAATGACTGTGCTGATTAGTGAACACTCCCGACTTTACCAACATGAGGAGCCAGAAACAGAGATTAAGGTTCCCATACAGCGCCAGGAGAGCCAAAGGTGCAAGGTGGAATGGCTTTCACAAGAAGACCCTGACCACCCACATCCCTCAGGGACAAGCTCCAAAACGCCTAACGAAAAAGCCCAATCTTCCACTTCTTCTACAGACATTAAGCTAACAGCAGTGAGCCCTGTTACACTGGACAAGGGTGAGGAAGGTCAGACTGAAGGGAAGAGCAAAAGCAAGACAGAGGAAGACATCAAGACTGAAGGAAAAGTTGGAAGCGAGGCAGCTGTTAGCCCTAGCAAACAGGCTAAAGCCTTGCCTTCCTGGAGGTCCACCTTCAAGGGCAGTGCAACCTCAGGTGGGCCAAGAGGGAAAATAGGGGGATCTGCAGGGGACGTGTCAGCTGCCGGGGGGAGCAACTGGTTAATGAATGGCCTGTCATCCCTCCGAGCCCACAGACGTACCACCTCATCTGGGGAGAGACTAAAAGACTCAACTCTATCGCTAAAGGATTCAACCCTCTCCCTTAAAGAAACTACTCTTAAAGACTCTCACAGAGACTCTGATGAAGACTCTTCTCGAACATCCTTGTCTCACAGAGCTCTCCACCAATCCCACAGACTGTCTGCTTATGACAACGTGGCCCCCTCCAGTCTAAGTCTACCTGCTGACACTTCATCCATCTGGACGTCTTACGAAATTTCATTGTCTGAACCAGAAGGGAGCGATAAAGCAACAAAATTAGAACCGAGTCAAGAGAGGCCCACACAGTTGAAGGACTGTGCAAATACTTTGGATCACAGTCCAAGCTGCAATGAAGATGATGATCTTGCAGAAACAAATGAAGATGCCACAAGCAAGGTGGCCCAGCTCAAGCAGGAACTGAAGAAACAGAGGACGAGCTATGAAGCCCATATCCGCAA gTTGGAGGAGTCCTGTTCCAACTACCAGTCCCAGATAAACCGCCTCGAGGAGGAGCTAGACCAGGAGAAGAAGAAGTTTCACATGCTGGAGATCCGACTCAGGAACTCAGAGCGGGCACATCAAGATGCAGAAAATCGCAACATTCTCCTTCAGCAAGAGATGGAGGAATTCTTCAAAACCCTCGGAGATCTGACTACAGGAGCAACACGGACCAAATAG
- the arhgap22 gene encoding rho GTPase-activating protein 22 isoform X2 — protein sequence MRLLACVMALEMAPVEKDTCGAHKFSAMNPNRTPHISDKAKELAARSKSMVLGELTRVSRPCSPLDHEKALKAGWLKRQRSIMKNWQLRWFVLRSEALYFYKDQDESKAQGCIPLQGSQVNEVPANQDEPGRHLFEIVPGAGEKDRTGISHESFLLMASSQSDMEEWVRAIRRAIWAPLGGGVFGQHLEETMLYESQCGPQRLVPVLVEQCVCFIRENGLKEEGLFRAPGQTNHVRELQDAFDRGEKPVFDSSTDVHTVASLLKLYIRELPEPIIPFSKYTQFLSCAQLLTKDKEMGITELGKQVKSLPQVNYNLLEYICKFLDEVQSHSNENKMSVQNLATVFGPNILRPRVEDPVTMMEGSTQVQHLMTVLISEHSRLYQHEEPETEIKVPIQRQESQRCKVEWLSQEDPDHPHPSGTSSKTPNEKAQSSTSSTDIKLTAVSPVTLDKGEEGQTEGKSKSKTEEDIKTEGKVGSEAAVSPSKQAKALPSWRSTFKGSATSGGPRGKIGGSAGDVSAAGGSNWLMNGLSSLRAHRRTTSSGERLKDSTLSLKDSTLSLKETTLKDSHRDSDEDSSRTSLSHRALHQSHRLSAYDNVAPSSLSLPADTSSIWTSYEISLSEPEGSDKATKLEPSQERPTQLKDCANTLDHSPSCNEDDDLAETNEDATSKVAQLKQELKKQRTSYEAHIRKLEESCSNYQSQINRLEEELDQEKKKFHMLEIRLRNSERAHQDAENRNILLQQEMEEFFKTLGDLTTGATRTK from the exons ATGCGCTTGCTTGCTTGTGTTATGGCTCTAGAGATGGCCCCGGTGGAGAAGGATACCTGCGGTGCACACAAGTTCAGTGCCATGAATCCTAACAGGACTCCACACATCAGTGACAAAGCAAAGGAACTAGCAG CGCGGTCCAAAAGCATGGTTCTCGGAGAGTTGACGAGGGTTTCCAGGCCCTGTTCTCCTCTGGATCATGAGAAAGCGCTGAAGGCGGGCTGGCTCAAGAGACAGCGGAGTATCATGAAAAACTGGCAGCTGCGCTGGTTTGTCCTGAGGAGTGAAGCTCTGTATTTCTACAAGGATCAGGATGAAAGCAAAGCACAG GGTTGTATTCCTCTTCAGGGTAGTCAGGTCAATGAGGTGCCTGCCAATCAGGACGAGCCTGGTCGCCACCTTTTTGAAATTGTTCCAG GGGCTGGAGAAAAGGATCGAACTGGTATAAGCCATGAATCATTCCTGCTGATGGCCAGCTCCCAGAGCGACATGGAAGAATGGGTCAGAGCCATACGTAGAGCTATATGGGCTCCACTTGGTGGAG GTGTCTTTGGGCAGCACCTAGAGGAGACAATGTTGTATGAATCCCAATGTGGCCCTCAGAGACTAGTCCCTGTGCTGGTTGAGCAGTGTGTATGCTTCATCCGTGAAAATGGACTCAAGGAGGAGGGCCTTTTCAGGGCCCCCGGACAGACCAATCATGTTAGAGAACTGCAGGATGCCTTTGACCGCGGTGAGAAGCCAGTGTTTGACAG tTCCACAGACGTCCACACAGTGGCATCACTGTTAAAGCTGTACATACGAGAGCTGCCAGAGCCTATAATCCCATTCTCCAAATACACACAGTTTCTCTCTTGTGCTCAGCTTCTTACCAAGGATAAAGAAATG GGTATTACAGAGCTCGGCAAACAGGTGAAATCACTTCCTCAGGTCAACTACAACCTCCTTGAGTACATCTGCAA GTTTCTGGATGAGGTGCAGTCTCACTCCAATGAGAATAAGATGAGTGTTCAGAACCTGGCCACTGTGTTTGGACCTAATATCCTTCGGCCCAGAGTGGAGGATCCAGTCACCATGATGGAGG GAAGTACGCAGGTGCAGCACCTAATGACTGTGCTGATTAGTGAACACTCCCGACTTTACCAACATGAGGAGCCAGAAACAGAGATTAAGGTTCCCATACAGCGCCAGGAGAGCCAAAGGTGCAAGGTGGAATGGCTTTCACAAGAAGACCCTGACCACCCACATCCCTCAGGGACAAGCTCCAAAACGCCTAACGAAAAAGCCCAATCTTCCACTTCTTCTACAGACATTAAGCTAACAGCAGTGAGCCCTGTTACACTGGACAAGGGTGAGGAAGGTCAGACTGAAGGGAAGAGCAAAAGCAAGACAGAGGAAGACATCAAGACTGAAGGAAAAGTTGGAAGCGAGGCAGCTGTTAGCCCTAGCAAACAGGCTAAAGCCTTGCCTTCCTGGAGGTCCACCTTCAAGGGCAGTGCAACCTCAGGTGGGCCAAGAGGGAAAATAGGGGGATCTGCAGGGGACGTGTCAGCTGCCGGGGGGAGCAACTGGTTAATGAATGGCCTGTCATCCCTCCGAGCCCACAGACGTACCACCTCATCTGGGGAGAGACTAAAAGACTCAACTCTATCGCTAAAGGATTCAACCCTCTCCCTTAAAGAAACTACTCTTAAAGACTCTCACAGAGACTCTGATGAAGACTCTTCTCGAACATCCTTGTCTCACAGAGCTCTCCACCAATCCCACAGACTGTCTGCTTATGACAACGTGGCCCCCTCCAGTCTAAGTCTACCTGCTGACACTTCATCCATCTGGACGTCTTACGAAATTTCATTGTCTGAACCAGAAGGGAGCGATAAAGCAACAAAATTAGAACCGAGTCAAGAGAGGCCCACACAGTTGAAGGACTGTGCAAATACTTTGGATCACAGTCCAAGCTGCAATGAAGATGATGATCTTGCAGAAACAAATGAAGATGCCACAAGCAAGGTGGCCCAGCTCAAGCAGGAACTGAAGAAACAGAGGACGAGCTATGAAGCCCATATCCGCAA gTTGGAGGAGTCCTGTTCCAACTACCAGTCCCAGATAAACCGCCTCGAGGAGGAGCTAGACCAGGAGAAGAAGAAGTTTCACATGCTGGAGATCCGACTCAGGAACTCAGAGCGGGCACATCAAGATGCAGAAAATCGCAACATTCTCCTTCAGCAAGAGATGGAGGAATTCTTCAAAACCCTCGGAGATCTGACTACAGGAGCAACACGGACCAAATAG
- the arhgap22 gene encoding rho GTPase-activating protein 22 isoform X1: protein MRLLACVMALEMAPVEKDTCGAHKFSAMNPNRTPHISDKAKELAARSKSMVLGELTRVSRPCSPLDHEKALKAGWLKRQRSIMKNWQLRWFVLRSEALYFYKDQDESKAQGCIPLQGSQVNEVPANQDEPGRHLFEIVPAGAGEKDRTGISHESFLLMASSQSDMEEWVRAIRRAIWAPLGGGVFGQHLEETMLYESQCGPQRLVPVLVEQCVCFIRENGLKEEGLFRAPGQTNHVRELQDAFDRGEKPVFDSSTDVHTVASLLKLYIRELPEPIIPFSKYTQFLSCAQLLTKDKEMGITELGKQVKSLPQVNYNLLEYICKFLDEVQSHSNENKMSVQNLATVFGPNILRPRVEDPVTMMEGSTQVQHLMTVLISEHSRLYQHEEPETEIKVPIQRQESQRCKVEWLSQEDPDHPHPSGTSSKTPNEKAQSSTSSTDIKLTAVSPVTLDKGEEGQTEGKSKSKTEEDIKTEGKVGSEAAVSPSKQAKALPSWRSTFKGSATSGGPRGKIGGSAGDVSAAGGSNWLMNGLSSLRAHRRTTSSGERLKDSTLSLKDSTLSLKETTLKDSHRDSDEDSSRTSLSHRALHQSHRLSAYDNVAPSSLSLPADTSSIWTSYEISLSEPEGSDKATKLEPSQERPTQLKDCANTLDHSPSCNEDDDLAETNEDATSKVAQLKQELKKQRTSYEAHIRKLEESCSNYQSQINRLEEELDQEKKKFHMLEIRLRNSERAHQDAENRNILLQQEMEEFFKTLGDLTTGATRTK, encoded by the exons ATGCGCTTGCTTGCTTGTGTTATGGCTCTAGAGATGGCCCCGGTGGAGAAGGATACCTGCGGTGCACACAAGTTCAGTGCCATGAATCCTAACAGGACTCCACACATCAGTGACAAAGCAAAGGAACTAGCAG CGCGGTCCAAAAGCATGGTTCTCGGAGAGTTGACGAGGGTTTCCAGGCCCTGTTCTCCTCTGGATCATGAGAAAGCGCTGAAGGCGGGCTGGCTCAAGAGACAGCGGAGTATCATGAAAAACTGGCAGCTGCGCTGGTTTGTCCTGAGGAGTGAAGCTCTGTATTTCTACAAGGATCAGGATGAAAGCAAAGCACAG GGTTGTATTCCTCTTCAGGGTAGTCAGGTCAATGAGGTGCCTGCCAATCAGGACGAGCCTGGTCGCCACCTTTTTGAAATTGTTCCAG CAGGGGCTGGAGAAAAGGATCGAACTGGTATAAGCCATGAATCATTCCTGCTGATGGCCAGCTCCCAGAGCGACATGGAAGAATGGGTCAGAGCCATACGTAGAGCTATATGGGCTCCACTTGGTGGAG GTGTCTTTGGGCAGCACCTAGAGGAGACAATGTTGTATGAATCCCAATGTGGCCCTCAGAGACTAGTCCCTGTGCTGGTTGAGCAGTGTGTATGCTTCATCCGTGAAAATGGACTCAAGGAGGAGGGCCTTTTCAGGGCCCCCGGACAGACCAATCATGTTAGAGAACTGCAGGATGCCTTTGACCGCGGTGAGAAGCCAGTGTTTGACAG tTCCACAGACGTCCACACAGTGGCATCACTGTTAAAGCTGTACATACGAGAGCTGCCAGAGCCTATAATCCCATTCTCCAAATACACACAGTTTCTCTCTTGTGCTCAGCTTCTTACCAAGGATAAAGAAATG GGTATTACAGAGCTCGGCAAACAGGTGAAATCACTTCCTCAGGTCAACTACAACCTCCTTGAGTACATCTGCAA GTTTCTGGATGAGGTGCAGTCTCACTCCAATGAGAATAAGATGAGTGTTCAGAACCTGGCCACTGTGTTTGGACCTAATATCCTTCGGCCCAGAGTGGAGGATCCAGTCACCATGATGGAGG GAAGTACGCAGGTGCAGCACCTAATGACTGTGCTGATTAGTGAACACTCCCGACTTTACCAACATGAGGAGCCAGAAACAGAGATTAAGGTTCCCATACAGCGCCAGGAGAGCCAAAGGTGCAAGGTGGAATGGCTTTCACAAGAAGACCCTGACCACCCACATCCCTCAGGGACAAGCTCCAAAACGCCTAACGAAAAAGCCCAATCTTCCACTTCTTCTACAGACATTAAGCTAACAGCAGTGAGCCCTGTTACACTGGACAAGGGTGAGGAAGGTCAGACTGAAGGGAAGAGCAAAAGCAAGACAGAGGAAGACATCAAGACTGAAGGAAAAGTTGGAAGCGAGGCAGCTGTTAGCCCTAGCAAACAGGCTAAAGCCTTGCCTTCCTGGAGGTCCACCTTCAAGGGCAGTGCAACCTCAGGTGGGCCAAGAGGGAAAATAGGGGGATCTGCAGGGGACGTGTCAGCTGCCGGGGGGAGCAACTGGTTAATGAATGGCCTGTCATCCCTCCGAGCCCACAGACGTACCACCTCATCTGGGGAGAGACTAAAAGACTCAACTCTATCGCTAAAGGATTCAACCCTCTCCCTTAAAGAAACTACTCTTAAAGACTCTCACAGAGACTCTGATGAAGACTCTTCTCGAACATCCTTGTCTCACAGAGCTCTCCACCAATCCCACAGACTGTCTGCTTATGACAACGTGGCCCCCTCCAGTCTAAGTCTACCTGCTGACACTTCATCCATCTGGACGTCTTACGAAATTTCATTGTCTGAACCAGAAGGGAGCGATAAAGCAACAAAATTAGAACCGAGTCAAGAGAGGCCCACACAGTTGAAGGACTGTGCAAATACTTTGGATCACAGTCCAAGCTGCAATGAAGATGATGATCTTGCAGAAACAAATGAAGATGCCACAAGCAAGGTGGCCCAGCTCAAGCAGGAACTGAAGAAACAGAGGACGAGCTATGAAGCCCATATCCGCAA gTTGGAGGAGTCCTGTTCCAACTACCAGTCCCAGATAAACCGCCTCGAGGAGGAGCTAGACCAGGAGAAGAAGAAGTTTCACATGCTGGAGATCCGACTCAGGAACTCAGAGCGGGCACATCAAGATGCAGAAAATCGCAACATTCTCCTTCAGCAAGAGATGGAGGAATTCTTCAAAACCCTCGGAGATCTGACTACAGGAGCAACACGGACCAAATAG